The genomic region TGTTGCGATTACGAGCCTTAACCTGAACAAAGCCCTCAGCATCTTTGCCCTCCCCAACAACAGGCTTCTTCCCTTTGTCCGCACTAGGATTATCACGAGGAGGAGGCAAAATTTGCTGTTCCACTGACTTGGCCTTTGGGCATCTTCTCACAAGATGGCCATAATCATGACAAAGGTGGCATCGAAAAGGAAGGGTCTCATAATCCAGTTGTTGCACCCAGGAATGTGAGCCCGCACACATCTCTACCGCATCAGGTAGTGGTCTACTCAAATCAAGTTCCACACAAATTCGAGCAAAGGTCATAACTTTCTTACCCAAGGTTTGTGATGAAGGACCCACCGGCTTCCCGAGCATCGATGCAAGCATATGGAGAACATCCTCGCGACAGCATTCTATAGGGAATCTGGGTAACCGAACCCACACCAGAACCCGATTTGGAAGCTCCTCAGAAGGATTAAATCCTACATGCCATGGTTTGACGAATAGccccacctggttataaaaataGGGTCCACCCTCAAAAACCCTATTCCGATCAGCCATACAAAGAAAAGTTACCATGAAGAAATTATTTGCTAGCAGCGTAACCTCCATTTCGCCCTCTGGTTCCCACACTTTCTGAGCCCAGTTTTCCAGAAATTGGAGAGAAACTCTTAAACCCAGGAACTTGCAATACAACGAATGTTTAGAGTAATAttcgacatcttcagcaatcatttCAAAGGGAATTACCAATTTGGGTCTATCTTTGCACCTTTCAAGACATCTGTTAATCTTCGTGATCCGAGATCCCACAGGCGAGCCTGGATCCGTAGCCCCTGTATTCTGAGAGAAGAGGGCATTTTAAAAAACCCTTGCTTCTTGACCTGGCAAATTCATACCCACTGCTTCTTGAAATTTTGAACCAGGCACCACCCTAGGCGGCTCCCCTTTGGCCATTAGCCCTCTCAGCCCTGGAGACCCCACAGCAATGGGATCTGTTCGGGCCCAACACAGCCCCGACCCGTCACAACAGCGCTGCAACCAAATCGCTCAACTCCCGCACGCATGCACAGCCTAAACAATCCCGTCCCAGCACAGATCGGCGGccaaaaaagaagaaacaaaaccttCGACAGGAAAAAACAGCTCCCCCCCAACACACGTGATCGAACACCCCCCCTACGCAGATGCAGACACAGCAAGAAGGAGCTAGGGCACGATTGCCCTAGCTCGGCGATGGAATACAGACGCTCCCATCGCAGCCCCAAATGAAGATttctttctctctccacctttagcagtgaagtgtgtCCCAGTTCTTTagtcttttttgacacactaattttgtccacattttgtactttggaaaaaaCCATTTGGAGGGTGAtaacttgaaattcaaagggatctatctgactatgtggtggatttttatctttatttgggggcataacaaccatgaactccatcatatctttgtgtgggttatatgttggaaataccctattccttgaaGGTTGTTCCTCTAAAACTTCAGTCAAGGCAACCCTCTACaatgctctcttttttttctttatttgcatttgttgtgtgttcaaatttttcatagtaatcacaaaattgaaaatctaggcttgttgaagcaattgaatgtttgaaaggtgaaatagcagagGCTCTAGTTCACCTATGCCTaaggttttaactaatgcattatgaggactaccaacaaccattcctgatcctaTCCCAGTGTCACTTGTATGTGTAGTTTTtctagtcttttgaggggtctattctgaagctgcaaatgatagttTTGTAGTGATGGTGACatttgatataggattctgaatagtatgagtatctaccactagtggcctcttgcgagagatattttgttgttacacttgtccaacaccaagacaactagtatcaatagtagtacccatgccaaccccactaaTCGTAGTGGCACTTGATTTAACACTAATAGGAATAATATCCCCATATTCCCCACCAATAGCAGAggaacttgattcaccaccaataggaataccatgttgTGGTGGTGGTTGTGTATTTGAACCTCTAACAAATGTAGGTGGAGTTGGAGAGTAATGAGTAGTAGCTTTTCGTGATGAACTTGATGAATCAAGTCTAGTGACTGGTTtaataggagcttttgattttgaatctgatggaagttgtatctcaagtggaaaccaaatgccttctcctctgggacctagaccatcaccttcaaaacccattttttccacaatgtttgccccttttctatatttttctttcatggactcattgactacACCAAATATTGCATGGaatatagtagttgttggagtggcctcaacctcatactcattttcatcatcactcctgccatatgttgttgtgggatgctccatattccacaattttctaaactctacatcctcatcgatggactcaaattctgcactggtctttggttcaccgagattcttcctcatagtccaaaaatcatttattttggtttgagtccaacaactatctttacattcttgtagaattattttgggaatagatttgttagatggattagtagatttttggtagaaattttaggacctattttggatgccttgatctattgtcctctgtgtgtgcaatgtcataatttgtgatgacaattcttctattaAAATGTTATTGTCAacgacaattttctccatctctttttttacctcatcccaggagtccatgtttctaagcttttctagcaatggtttactttgatgttgacataatgctgaagagttcccatttttcttaagtcttgcttgaactacaccgattggatcatactaccaaagaccctcatcaccaaagctaaaaactatcaaaaattcATGttccacattgaatgcttttctctcaaatgtgaaccatccacatgagaaaggcaaggaaggaaatatgctcttcttttgctaaccatgaaagtgcctatctatgctctccaactattgtacatattccaatgcaaataccatCTCTATCACATGAGGGCACCCATACACTCTAATAATGGTATGCTCTCCCATGTAGAACCAGTCAACAAAATTATGAGTATGACCATTTTTCAGGATCATAGGGCAGTGGTCTCAACACCCTTCTCAAGTCCAGTGACAATGTTTCAACCTGATGGTTGAGggaaccaaaaatcaaaataacaAATTAATTGTGGAAAATTTTGTAATCAGTCCTTTCACCTCTTATCCCATAAGTATCACAACAACTACACCAGTAGCATGTTGCCAATATCATCCACCATTCTTAATTTTAATAGTTGGGTGAAATCTTGTCTATTGTGATACAGGATTAAACAACACAACGAGGAATAGTGGCAGAAGTCACAACTATTCTTCTTCTTCCATGCCACCAGCTGATCCTGAATTTTCCTTCATATTTCGGATGCAAAGTCAAACTCTAGGCTTACTTTTGAATTTTGGATTCTCATAGCCATGTACATTAAAGATACTGGCATTCTTACTTTGGCATCCTCTCCTAATATTTGACACAAGACAAAATTAGTtttttgaaaatatataaaaaaaacatcCATAGGGAAGGGTTCActacatatgttttgattgtcatagtcatcttagttaattcaaactggtactactcctaagtctttataTTGAaaaccggtatcatatgtatagagaagtctaaccagtatgaaggtgtctaaattggtatatgtagacaaccggtatatgcatttaagacaattggttttggtcaattccactgacaCCACTTTCAAGATACAATGAAGAGAGGAAAGGAGGCACATGGAGATAATCAGTATGAGAGTTGGAAGCGGTCAACACTAAactggtatcagtgttccaaccggtttttactgattgtgtgatgagttatcactggtcatgatgtgttatctctaactggtatttttggtgatgatttgtgATATGTTATGGAATATTTccagatacactaaacctaggaaattgtgttgaggttcttgagcctacatgaaatctaatgtctataaaagacattgtgatgagttatttttatatgtgtaagatacaagtgatgttatgagttaaagttgatgcaatttattgaaggagttACAGAGTATGTTGGTGATACAGTATTGAGTGagaagaaaaggatctatacaagcaagatgttttattcctagatcatacctcctattattttctaatcactacagcagttaaatcccctaactgggtaagctctaacaagctttattgtacaaatcctctaacaaggtgattcattaacttggatctaaatcctccacaaAGGTTACCTTTAAcgaggtatagctcctaacagggctttgggatatttaacaggattcactcctaacagagcactttgtaagccttaaccagtcagttacctatttctacaaatagttaacttgtgagtcccatctcaccgtggtttttcccagttgggttttccacgtataaacacttgtgttatggtgaatgttttacttgttgtgaatgcttttataacactttggattacttgcaaagtcttaagtaaattggTTAATTGTTTTTACTGGTCTAagattaaagtgttattgtttttgttatcactgattcacccccccgcctctcagtgctttataagtctatcaattggtatcagagattaatttccttaaggcttaaccacttggaagtaaaccctaaatccattatgggggatatgagttatagagagatggctagagtacttgatgcaaCAAGAGATAAGCTTGAAACCCTGAGAGGCAAATTCAAGGCTTCACAAGTAAAGAGGAGAAAAATGGCTaagcaattattggagatctctgacaatagctcttcaaatgaggccaacattgatgcattggctgaagaagtggagaaactgaatggtgaaacACTCAATCTAAGGAGAGAAATTGAAGCTCTTACAatccgtatgagtcaagaacttgaagcaaggagggcagctgaagacctgatcaaagagacatatcatgagatttctaagatcaagtaaaagaatgcagctttgcatgaacattggcatgaggagaaggaagagaaggaagcaTTACaattagatcttgaaatggaaatgtctcttagagagactcttacaaagcacaatgaagatcttaccaaagagcttactgaggctaatgggaaacttgacaaattcaacaagagctcttCTATGCCGGATGAAtggatccaatctcaaaggatgaaaggtgacacatctggactaggatTCAATACacctgagaaaggagaatcttctagtaccaagagcaac from Cryptomeria japonica chromosome 3, Sugi_1.0, whole genome shotgun sequence harbors:
- the LOC131045412 gene encoding uncharacterized protein LOC131045412; the encoded protein is MIAEDVEYYSKHSLYCKFLGLRVSLQFLENWAQKVWEPEGEMEVTLLANNFFMVTFLCMADRNRVFEGGPYFYNQVGLFVKPWHVGFNPSEELPNRVLVWVRLPRFPIECCREDVLHMLASMLGKPVGPSSQTLGKKVMTFARICVELDLSRPLPDAVEMCAGSHSWVQQLDYETLPFRCHLCHDYGHLVRRCPKAKSVEQQILPPPRDNPSADKGKKPVVGEGKDAEGFVQVKARNRNRGQKQTLRE